A segment of the Triticum urartu cultivar G1812 chromosome 1, Tu2.1, whole genome shotgun sequence genome:
TTATGTTGTGGGGAATCATCTAAATGTACACTACTTTCACCAGACATAGTAGTCCTGTGCTGGTTTCTGAAATACTCCCaccgtcccacaatataagacgtttttgcaagcTATGTTAGCATGCAAACacatcttacattatgggacggaggaagTATTTCCTTCACAAAAGATAGTTAAAGCTAAAATGGGGCATATTGCCAACAAAAGCTGCACCCACTACTCCGTGCACATTCCATTCACCACAATGGCGATAGAACCCATCCAGATCGTCTTCGTCCTCCCCCGGATATAAGATTCTACCACAAGATTGAACTTTTACTTGCATACCATACGCAAATGAACTAGCGGCTGCAGCAGAGCGCAGGGCTTATGCATTTCACATGTTTATCCCTTTGCTCCTCTCGCCAGTTCGGCGACATCTACAGGCAGCACAGGTCACACAATCTCTTCCCTCCTCCCTCCGTCAGCCAACCATTGTCACAGTCGCCGTCAGCTGCAAGGCCATGGATTCCATATCTGCAACTACCTTAACTTTCTGCAAAGGTCCACTGGCCACCATTACCATCAGAGATCCAAATCCACCTATGCATCTTTGTCATTCACACCTACCTTAGTCATGCTCCTGGCTGTTAGCCTCTCAACACCCATTGTGGCACTGCTCGGAAACAATGCTGGTGCAATGCGTTGGAGATTCAAGAGGACGTCCTAGCTAGCACCTGAGAGATTAGATAGGGGCATAGGGCAGTGGAGGATGCATCGCCGGCGGCCACCATGGACACCCAAAAAAAAGGGCGATGAAACTCTAGTTGCCGGTGGCAGGAATGAAAGAAGACAAGCTAGATGGGGCGAGTAGGAACTGTGACTGGGATTAGGTGTTCCTTATTTTATAAATGGTAGCAGAGATGGGTAAATAACGCTAGTTCCAGTGGCAAGGTCATGTCTCGAGACACACTCATCCCAACCACTCATTCCAGATCGGGCCAACTAGACAAAGTTGGCTCACCCCATCCCTCATCTCTCCTACCGAACAGACAAAGAGTGGATGATAATGGCCCAAGAACAAGTACCTTTTGCTATTAGCATTCACAGTACATATAATAGTGTTCTTGTAATTCAAGGCCCACCATTGTTATTTCTTATTTCCAGTAACTATAGATTTTTCGTCTCCTGAAGCAAAAAAAGATAAACTTAAAATAAAATGGTCTAACAAAATACCTCACTGGTTCTGGTTGTCCACATCCACGGCATCCACTTCAGCGGCCGCTTTCAAGTCCAAAAGCAAACGAGGATGTCTAAGATGAACAACAACATCAACACTAATGTGTGGAAGCTGCAAGAAAAAGAAGTTCTAAGTTAAATCATTCATTACGAATACACATATTTATACATATACGCAGATCCACCTGCAGCTTGAGTTCTATCTGATGCGTGTAAAGTCCGCTGATAAGTCGTAGGAAGTCCTTTCTATTATCAAAATTGTAAGGAGCAATATTGTTCTTTACACGGTACTTCTCCATTTCCTCCAATAGCAATGGCGAATTAGCCTCCCATTCTGTGTTCCATGGCATATCCAGCGCAGCAGATGGAGAAGCCCTAAAGTTGTTCCAGAATGCATCTGTGGACCAAACTGCTGGCATCTCATAAGCACAGAAGGTTCTCTTTTTCGTATCATCCCAGAAAAACACATGATCTTGATTCTTCTGTTTCATTGTGCTTAATGATTTCCTGAAAATTCATGAAAACAGTGGAAATATGTCATGACAAACTAATATCACCTACCAGCTGAAGAGCACTATTGTTTCGCTAGAACAATCGTTCAACTTCTCGGTCAAAGAAAAAACAATCAAGCAACTTACATGTCATTAACAGCTCTCAACCTACATGCAAGGTCATCTAGTACACAGCATGCCTCGGGCTTGACACCAGGATACTCGTCCTTCACACGTCTAGATACCTTCTCAAGGTCATGGGCAAGAGCGTGACAATCCCCGATCTGGCATTTCAGAAGACTGCTGTCCTCTGAAACAAGGTATGCAACTTAAGAAATTAACACTATATTACTTTTCAGCCGGAAACTAAACCTGTAAATATTTTTCCGGATTGTACATCAATTGTCAGAATAGAAATTGGTTTACTAAGAAAGCATTTCTGGTAAACTTACTTCTGTCTTCAAAGTTGCACAATTTAAGTGTAACTTTACCATCAACTTTGTCCCGGTGGTAAGCTGTTGTGTTCCATGAAAAATTTCCGTGATATAGATCACTCTTGAAAATAAAATCCAAGCCGTCAAGcgatgcactacaaaaaaatatacAGTCAATCATACTTATTGACGAAAAAATTACAATATACTAATAAGCATGGCAACAAACCTCACTATTTCTTGAAACCGCTGAGATGGAACCAATCCGGTTTCTTCATTGACGAAAAATTTGACATTTGCAAACAGCTCTACAACATAACCTGTATATGGCTCGACGAAAGCTCGAAGACCTCCAGCTCCATCCTTCTGAAAGAAATGCACCGCAAGGATATTTTCATGCTGCAATTTCTTCATCCTCAGTAGGCTCTCCATTTGATCGTCATCTTTTATTTCAAGTAGAATCGGGGGATAATTGGTGGGTTTAGCAGCGGACACCACCTCTGAAGAAGGCATCTCCAAATGGAAAGTACCCAATCCTGTTACTGGATTTACACTACCTCTATGCAGATTAAAGGGAATGGAAGTATCTTTTGGTCCCGCATCACTTGATTTGGTGTCACTTGATTGGGAGCCACTTGGTTTGGTGTCACTTGATTGGGAGCCACTTGGTTCGCTGTCACTTGACATTAGAGCTGTAGAAGTGGAAGCGTAAAGAAGAAGAAAGATTGAGAAACCAATATGTGTCCAAAATCAGAAATGTAATTCCATCTGAATATGTGTTGAACGAGAAAATGCACACCTAAACTGTTGGGAAGTCTGCAGTTAGCTTACTTGAGAAATCTTAGAAGCTTGAATAGGAAGGCTAATGTAGAGCTTAAGAAGATTCCCTATTCTAAACGTACCAACCAAAGTTGGGCCTTGGTAGTATTCACTATTCAGTATAGCCAGAGAGGAGAGAAAGAACCAATAGGCAAGGCATGAATTAAAGACCTTCTCAGTAAAGACAGGGTTTTAGGTACAGCAATGCAGTGCTCTTACAACAATGCAGCTGCATTCAACAacaaaaaaaaaagaataagcccTTTACCAAACAAAATGGCACATAAGTAACACCAACAGAGAGTAAGAATGAGGTTACAAATTAGGTGTTCAACTTTGAAAAATGCATCAGTGAGACAGTGACTAAATAAAGCTTGAATACAGCAACTAGGATTGAGTATAGCACCCAAAAAGGTGTAGCCCTAACAGATTCTAGCTTATCTGCGTTATTTAGTGGATGTATCAAGCATGTAAACAAGGTCGCAGGTAGCATATTATGAAGGTTCCAGCAGCATCCAAGAGAAGAGTAAAGGCCATGTGAAGAAAACAAACAGGTGATTGATGGGGAGGGATAAAGAAGGCGGGGATTAGCGACCTTGCTGGTTGCGCGCGGTGAAGACTAGGGTTCCGGTCGAGACCTGGGCGCGGCGTCGCAGTTGTCGAGGACGGCGCGGTCGGTGCGTGTTGATGGTGGTTCAAGGCGGGATCCGTGAGGCCCTCTCGAGGACGGCGCGGGCGGTGGTGTCCCAGATCTGTGACGACTCGCTGCGGATCCAAATTGGTGATAGGGTTAGGCAAAAAAAAAACACATgagctagggtttgagaggagatgaaACAGAGCAATCTTACAGGGGAGGAGATAGGGTAGTTCACCGCCGACGGATGCCCACGGTCGGCGACGAGGGTTCGCGGCGGGTGGAGCACCGCGGATGCGAGGAGGAAGCAGCGGGGGCTGTAGGAGatatgtttttttttctttttctttttcttttttgaggcAGGCCCAGTATTATATACAATAGGCCACGCGTCCTGAAGGCATATGAAGGAGATGGAAGAAAGAAAGATGAATGGGATTGTTTTTCTTTTTGATTATGAGCCAACTACGGCCGAAATTACCCCCTCTCTTTTTTTTCAAAATTCAAAAACAGCATTCTGAATCTATAAAATGCTTGTTTTTTTAGTTCTTCAAAAACGGCCTATGTGTAGCCCGAGCTACATTTGCCCGCACTCCAGCTAGCACACCCAAGGCGGAAGCCCCAATGTTGATGGGGATGGGGAATCACCACAACGCTTCTAGAAAATAGAACGATGCTCTAAGTGCATCTCCAACAGAGGCGCTAAATAAGCCGCGCGTTTGGAAAAAAAATGGTTTTTTAGCGCGTGCGGGGCTGGATCGGCAGCTTCAGCAGACGCGCAAAAATCGCGCGCGCGCTAAAAACCACTCCGCGCGTCGAACATAACTGGCTCGCGCGCCGCATTTTTCGAGCGTCCTCTACCCCGTGCTGTACAGCGACTCGCCCGCGCGAATGTCCACCAACCGCCGGATCTGAAATATCCACTCGCGCACGCGACTTCCCCATCCTCTCCCGTGACCCGTCGGCGCTTCCTCCCGTCGTTCCCCACCGCTCGCGCCGCTTCCCCCCTTTTTCCTGTGGCCGCCACTGCTTCCTCCGCCGCGGCCACCCCTCGAGCGCCCCGTTCAGCGTACGAACAGCGCCCGGCGGGGGTTTGCAGCTCGGCGCCCATAAGGTGTTTGACAAAACGCTTGCAACGTATATATTGCTTCTAACTTCATTTTTGTAGATGAATTCGGAGCATGTTGTTTGTAGTGTTAAATTttagtttgaattcaaatttgtAGATGAGTTCGTCCCACGATTCTTCCGGTGAAGAATTTGATCTTCAAGAGGAGGAGGACCTCGCAATGGTCCTAGCTATGCACATCAATAGAAAGCCAAAGCACGGTGGTTCGGTTTTTGGTCGTCAGAAAATATGCAGGGAAAGGATTGATGCCCAGAACAGATTGATGAGGAACTATTTTGCGGAGAATCCCACATACCCCGAGTCCTACTTTGAGTGTCGTTTTAGGATGAGCATCGAGTTGTTCAAACACATTGCAGAGAGGCTGGCGAGCCATGATCGGTTTTTTCAGCAAAGGAGGAATGCCGCCGGAGAACTCGGGCATAGCACCTTCCAAAAGGTGACCACCGCTTTGCGTATGTTGGCATACAATATTCCGACAGATCTAGTTGATGATCACTTGGCCATAGGTGAGAGCCAAGCCATAATGTGTGTCAAGCGCTTTGCGGTTGGAATCGTGCAAGTGTTTGGTCCGCAATATTTGACATCTTCCAATGTTGAAGACGCCGCAAGGCTTTTGGAGATGAATAAAGCTCGCGGGTTCCCATGTATGCTTGCCTCAatagattgcatgcattggagTTGGAAGAAATGTCCTAAGGCATGGCATGGACAATTCCACGGCCAGAAAAAATGTTCCACTATAATCCTTGAAGCAGTGGCTGATTAGGAGACTTGGATTTGGCATGCTTTTTTCGGAATGTCGGGATCTTTGAATGACATCAATGTTGTTCAACGGTCACCACTCATGAATAAACTTGTAAATGGTGAACTGCCACCGGTGCAGTTTGTAGCAAatggttgaaggaaatatgccctagaggcaataataaagttattatttatttcctcatatcatgacaaatgtttattattcatgctagaattgtattaaccgaaaactttgtacatgtgtgaatacatagacaaacagagtgtcactagtatgcctctacttgactagctcgttgatcaaagatggttaagttttctagcca
Coding sequences within it:
- the LOC125542986 gene encoding uncharacterized protein LOC125542986 isoform X1, with translation MSSDSEPSGSQSSDTKPSGSQSSDTKSSDAGPKDTSIPFNLHRGSVNPVTGLGTFHLEMPSSEVVSAAKPTNYPPILLEIKDDDQMESLLRMKKLQHENILAVHFFQKDGAGGLRAFVEPYTGYVVELFANVKFFVNEETGLVPSQRFQEIVSASLDGLDFIFKSDLYHGNFSWNTTAYHRDKVDGKVTLKLCNFEDRKDSSLLKCQIGDCHALAHDLEKVSRRVKDEYPGVKPEACCVLDDLACRLRAVNDMKSLSTMKQKNQDHVFFWDDTKKRTFCAYEMPAVWSTDAFWNNFRASPSAALDMPWNTEWEANSPLLLEEMEKYRVKNNIAPYNFDNRKDFLRLISGLYTHQIELKLQLPHISVDVVVHLRHPRLLLDLKAAAEVDAVDVDNQNQ
- the LOC125542986 gene encoding uncharacterized protein LOC125542986 isoform X2, with protein sequence MSSDSEPSGSQSSDTKSSDAGPKDTSIPFNLHRGSVNPVTGLGTFHLEMPSSEVVSAAKPTNYPPILLEIKDDDQMESLLRMKKLQHENILAVHFFQKDGAGGLRAFVEPYTGYVVELFANVKFFVNEETGLVPSQRFQEIVSASLDGLDFIFKSDLYHGNFSWNTTAYHRDKVDGKVTLKLCNFEDRKDSSLLKCQIGDCHALAHDLEKVSRRVKDEYPGVKPEACCVLDDLACRLRAVNDMKSLSTMKQKNQDHVFFWDDTKKRTFCAYEMPAVWSTDAFWNNFRASPSAALDMPWNTEWEANSPLLLEEMEKYRVKNNIAPYNFDNRKDFLRLISGLYTHQIELKLQLPHISVDVVVHLRHPRLLLDLKAAAEVDAVDVDNQNQ